From Gammaproteobacteria bacterium, one genomic window encodes:
- a CDS encoding hypothetical protein (Evidence 5 : Unknown function) translates to MPEQPPEKKGVRPLQDQTEKRSESPTKVETNQPVNEKPSQESGIPEQRPVDTRATEGIARLEQLKRGTIPDQRPPESGEQPLSNLDQTSRRNTGPGIPDDLAKEWMSRVEADPGQVLRRQFEVEERREWEQNAGRLMETRPW, encoded by the coding sequence ATGCCCGAACAGCCTCCAGAAAAAAAGGGTGTGCGTCCATTGCAAGACCAAACCGAAAAGAGGTCGGAGTCACCCACCAAGGTGGAGACGAATCAACCGGTGAACGAGAAACCAAGTCAGGAATCCGGCATCCCCGAGCAGCGTCCAGTGGATACCCGCGCCACCGAGGGAATAGCACGACTCGAGCAACTCAAACGGGGTACTATCCCCGATCAACGTCCACCGGAATCCGGCGAGCAGCCACTCAGCAACCTCGACCAAACTTCCCGACGTAATACCGGTCCCGGCATTCCCGATGACTTGGCCAAAGAGTGGATGAGCCGTGTAGAGGCAGATCCAGGACAGGTCTTGCGTCGCCAGTTCGAGGTGGAGGAACGACGCGAGTGGGAGCAGAATGCCGGCCGTCTTATGGAGACCCGTCCATGGTAA